The Anomalospiza imberbis isolate Cuckoo-Finch-1a 21T00152 chromosome 7, ASM3175350v1, whole genome shotgun sequence genome has a window encoding:
- the ZDBF2 gene encoding DBF4-type zinc finger-containing protein 2 isoform X1: MRKVGDSKMFERIKRPDEASASSAQGIQRHSVEGSPRQDSSSSLHRRGQEHPQPRASTVQNRQGYCNCCHVHYSNLEQHIFSSQHRHFTTYCRNRTGTSSLMERFLQDVLQHHPHRYHDSRPTYDDMPFPITLEAPRISCLSSEEMQKKRNSDKQEISSKDQEFISEIGSSVPCLSREGTKKTFVTQAGFQKLQRGQERVPGISQQSTGICSDKKWVNLKRARIADHSHEGQSTAGSPVPQQFSLSPTSHSSSVNPKTGKNVRDLTASNLFLHSGCDKRAMEVCSKDVLLNPRLNPAPALVHPKCPSVSYQNPTHSHSNSSFITSGQSLSKRDSLRTQDETLVSDLHLRDTVGISSSLDLGTSPQLARCKNIKTNRGDESSVDETIEDVIVKYCHETTPEEIYFKEENNPSVPFSSFLDHTNLEGSEMSFDCDAPIQAGTDLPKAAIKDIEFLKEVQVCLQDKDYGTQLSSVLKTESLEKIEAVKKDVVVHSEEPVLPALPHVPPSFVGKTWSQIMYEDDIKIEELVRDFREGRFRCYFNSESSANCTGKRMKKKKQKDEKRINIIEGNRTESVPVKALPEFNDALSGGSDFDNPSLASDTLCNPQIVKMPRKRTWRLASRCQVVKVSHGTQTSLLNYPIAKRKMSRRESDPADQKASIAWLENEKTPNMKTRLCALKLPESYSKIMSPVQPKTVVYVLSCPEVKQCKGKPIDTPKMRKNHHSTDSKDSVRYKYKQCSLKYYDPLTNRILKTPPKSTVGEKAKKPSHVRQLFRSLSFDANMKKLADTQRESMPSKSLNWSDFCSSSSASFLPDRDKGNDAASSQKADGLSVTTERTDCLVSENSFKHLIISPLNSVIEGDYRLIPFNRITKTPLTSIRSEWSERETPKAIWKRKEGTNKEPVFSRKAAGSKSVRCTLARRGNRVTTGKQTSRTKKQQKEGMRRQLQSCAQKSAFSIHRCQTRKTTVGKHPKKEKPDAKKLKVRRKPKRAFLNSTVVTGIPEKRQKVTSESFPKKQEQASSKVKNWEVSGDRGHPGSVNRPSRRTSAVPLLRNCLVLPGES, encoded by the exons ATGAGGAAGGTTGGTGACTCTAAG ATGTTTGAGAGAATCAAACGACCTGATGAAGCTTCTGCTTCTTCGGCACAAG gAATCCAAAGACATAGTGTTGAGGGCTCTCCACGACAGGACAGCAGTAGCAG TTTACACAGAAGAGGACAAGAACATCCTCAGCCTAGAGCATCCACTGTGCAAAATAGACAAGGATACTGCAACTGTTGCCACGTACACTACAGTAATCTGGAACAG CATATtttcagctcccagcacagacaTTTTACGACATACTGTAGGAATCGTACCGGTACCAGTAGCTTGATGGAGCGTTTCCTTCAAGATGTTTTGCAGCATCATCCCCACAGATACCATGACAGCAG ACCAACCTATGATGACATGCCATTCCCCATCACTCTGGAGGCTCCTAGGATTTCTTGTCTGTCCTCAGAAGAGATGCAGAAAAAGAGGAATAGTGATAAACAGGAGATTTCCAGCAAAGACCAGGAGTTCATTAGTGAAATAGGCTCTTCTGTTCCATGCCTGTCTCGTGAGGGCACAAAGAAAACTTTCGTTACACAAGCAGGTTTTCAAAAACTTCAAAGAGGCCAGGAACGTGTTCCAGGAATATCTCAGCAGTCTACTGGCATTTGTAGCGATAAGAAATGGGTAAATCTGAAACGTGCTCGAATTGCAGATCATAGCCATGAAGGTCAGTCTACAGCTGGGAGCCCTGTACCTCAGCAATTTTCTCTCAGTCCTACAAGCCACAGTTCCTCTGTTAATCCTAAAACGGGAAAAAATGTTAGGGATTTGACAGCATCAAATCTGTTTCTGCATAGTGGATGTGATAAAAGAGCAATGGAGGTCTGCAGTAAGGATGTGTTATTGAACCCACGCTTGaatcctgctccagcactggTTCACCCAAAATGCCCTTCAGTTTCTTATCAGAATCCTACACACAGCCACAGCAATTCTTCCTTTATTACCTCAGGTCAATCTCTCTCAAAGCGAGATAGTTTACGAACTCAGGATGAAACTTTGGTGTCTGATCTCCATCTCAGGGATACTGTGGGTATCAGCAGCTCCCTTGATCTTGGGACATCCCCACAACTAGCAAGATGCAAAAACATAAAGACAAACAGAGGTGATGAAAGTTCAGTGGATGAAACTATTGAAGATGTAATTGTGAAATACTGCCATGAAACTACACCTGAAGAAATTTATTTCAAAGAAGAGAATAATCCCAGTGTACCTTTTTCATCATTTCTGGACCATACTAATTTAGAGGGCTCTGAAATGAGTTTTGACTGTGATGCACCAATACAGGCAGGAACAGATTTACCCAAGGCAGCTATAAAAGATATAGAATTCCTGAAAGAGGTCCAGGTATGTTTGCAAGATAAAGACTATGGAACACAGCTCTCTTCTGTTCTAAAAACAGAGTCATTAGAGAAAATAGAAGCAGTGAAAAAGGATGTCGTAGTTCATTCCGAAGAACCAGTTCTTCCAGCCCTGCCTCACGTGCCTCCTTCTTTTGTGGGAAAAACTTGGTCTCAAATAATGTATGAAGATGATATAAAAATTGAAGAACTTGTGCGTGATTTCAGGGAAGGTCGTTTTCGCTGCTACTTTAACAGTGAATCCTCAGCCAATTGTACAGGGAAgagaatgaagaagaaaaagcagaaggatGAAAAAAGGATCAATATTATTGAGGGTAATAGAACAGAAAGTGTACCAGTTAAAGCATTGCCAGAATTTAATGATGCTTTAAGTGGTGGCTCTGATTTTGATAACCCATCTTTAGCCTCAGATACACTATGCAACCCACAAATTGTAAAAATGCCTAGGAAAAGGACGTGGCGCCTGGCTTCAAGGTGTCAGGTGGTTAAAGTCAGCCATGGCACCCAAACAAGTTTGCTGAACTACCCTAtagcaaaaaggaaaatgtctAGAAGGGAATCCGATCCAGCTGATCAGAAAGCAAGCATAGCATGGCTGGAGAAtgaaaaaactccaaacatGAAAACTAGATTATGTGCCCTTAAACTTCCAGAATCCTATAGCAAGATCATGAGTCCTGTACAGCCCAAGACAGTGGTGTATGTACTCTCGTGCCCAGAGGTAAAACAGTGCAAAGGTAAACCTATAGATActcccaaaatgaggaaaaatcaTCACTCCACAGATAGCAAGGACTCTGTAAGATATAAATACAAACAGTGTTCTCTCAAGTATTATGACCCACTGACAAACCGAATTCTGAAAACACCTCCAAAGAGTACAGTTGGAGAAAAGGCCAAAAAGCCCTCCCATGTTCGACAGCTTTTCAGAAGTCTCAGCTTTGATGCAAACATGAAGAAACTAGCTGATACACAGAGAGAAAGCATGCCATCAAAGTCACTCAATTGGTCAGACTTCTGTAGTTCTTCTTCAGCATCTTTCCTGCCAGATCGAGATAAAGGGAATGATGCCGCCTCAAGTCAAAAGGCAGATGGACTGTCTGTTACCACAGAAAGAACAGATTGTCTTGTATCTGAGAACTCTTTTAAACACCTAATCATTTCACCTTTGAACTCTGTGATAGAAGGAGATTATAGATTAATTCCATTTAATAGAATTACCAAAACTCCTCTGACCTCCATCAGGAGTGAGTGGtcagagagggagactccaaaAGCAAtatggaagagaaaagaaggcaCTAACAAAGAACCAGTTTTTTCCAGAAAGGCTGCAGGATCTAAGTCTGTCAGATGTACTCTTGCAAGGAGAGGAAACAGAGTAACCACAGGCAAACAAACATCAAGAACtaaaaaacagcagaaagagGGGATGAGAAGACAGCTTCAGTCTTGTGCCCAGAAATCTGCTTTCTCCATCCATAGGTGCCAGACAAGGAAAACTACAGTGGGAAAGCACCCTAAGAAAGAAAAGCCTGATGCTAAAAAATTAAAGGTGAGGAGGAAACCAAAAAGGGCCTTTCTGAACTCAACAGTTGTAACAGGGATTCctgaaaaaaggcagaaagtcACATCAGAATCTTTTCCCAAGAAACAAGAGCAAGCTTCCTCCAAAGTCAAGAACTGGGAAGTAAGTGGAGATCGGGGTCATCCTGGCAGTGTGAACCGGCCCTCTAGGAGAACTTCTGCTGTACCATTGCTTCGAAACTGTCTTGTTCTACCAGGTGAGAGCTAG
- the ZDBF2 gene encoding DBF4-type zinc finger-containing protein 2 isoform X2 gives MRKVGDSKMFERIKRPDEASASSAQGIQRHSVEGSPRQDSSSSLHRRGQEHPQPRASTVQNRQGYCNCCHVHYSNLEQHIFSSQHRHFTTYCRNRTGTSSLMERFLQDVLQHHPHRYHDSRPTYDDMPFPITLEAPRISCLSSEEMQKKRNSDKQEISSKDQEFISEIGSSVPCLSREGTKKTFVTQAGFQKLQRGQERVPGISQQSTGICSDKKWVNLKRARIADHSHEGQSTAGSPVPQQFSLSPTSHSSSVNPKTGKNVRDLTASNLFLHSGCDKRAMEVCSKDVLLNPRLNPAPALVHPKCPSVSYQNPTHSHSNSSFITSGQSLSKRDSLRTQDETLVSDLHLRDTVGISSSLDLGTSPQLARCKNIKTNRGDESSVDETIEDVIVKYCHETTPEEIYFKEENNPSVPFSSFLDHTNLEGSEMSFDCDAPIQAGTDLPKAAIKDIEFLKEVQVCLQDKDYGTQLSSVLKTESLEKIEAVKKDVVVHSEEPVLPALPHVPPSFVGKTWSQIMYEDDIKIEELVRDFREGRFRCYFNSESSANCTGKRMKKKKQKDEKRINIIEGNRTESVPVKALPEFNDALSGGSDFDNPSLASDTLCNPQIVKMPRKRTWRLASRCQVVKVSHGTQTSLLNYPIAKRKMSRRESDPADQKASIAWLENEKTPNMKTRLCALKLPESYSKIMSPVQPKTVVYVLSCPEVKQCKGKPIDTPKMRKNHHSTDSKDSVRYKYKQCSLKYYDPLTNRILKTPPKSTVGEKAKKPSHVRQLFRSLSFDANMKKLADTQRESMPSKSLNWSDFCSSSSASFLPDRDKGNDAASSQKADGLSVTTERTDCLVSENSFKHLIISPLNSVIEGDYRLIPFNRITKTPLTSIRSEWSERETPKAIWKRKEGTNKEPVFSRKAAGSKSVRCTLARRGNRVTTGKQTSRTKKQQKEGMRRQLQSCAQKSAFSIHRCQTRKTTVGKHPKKEKPDAKKLKVRRKPKRAFLNSTVVTGIPEKRQKVTSESFPKKQEQASSKVKNWEPAPGRRKEKKKRS, from the exons ATGAGGAAGGTTGGTGACTCTAAG ATGTTTGAGAGAATCAAACGACCTGATGAAGCTTCTGCTTCTTCGGCACAAG gAATCCAAAGACATAGTGTTGAGGGCTCTCCACGACAGGACAGCAGTAGCAG TTTACACAGAAGAGGACAAGAACATCCTCAGCCTAGAGCATCCACTGTGCAAAATAGACAAGGATACTGCAACTGTTGCCACGTACACTACAGTAATCTGGAACAG CATATtttcagctcccagcacagacaTTTTACGACATACTGTAGGAATCGTACCGGTACCAGTAGCTTGATGGAGCGTTTCCTTCAAGATGTTTTGCAGCATCATCCCCACAGATACCATGACAGCAG ACCAACCTATGATGACATGCCATTCCCCATCACTCTGGAGGCTCCTAGGATTTCTTGTCTGTCCTCAGAAGAGATGCAGAAAAAGAGGAATAGTGATAAACAGGAGATTTCCAGCAAAGACCAGGAGTTCATTAGTGAAATAGGCTCTTCTGTTCCATGCCTGTCTCGTGAGGGCACAAAGAAAACTTTCGTTACACAAGCAGGTTTTCAAAAACTTCAAAGAGGCCAGGAACGTGTTCCAGGAATATCTCAGCAGTCTACTGGCATTTGTAGCGATAAGAAATGGGTAAATCTGAAACGTGCTCGAATTGCAGATCATAGCCATGAAGGTCAGTCTACAGCTGGGAGCCCTGTACCTCAGCAATTTTCTCTCAGTCCTACAAGCCACAGTTCCTCTGTTAATCCTAAAACGGGAAAAAATGTTAGGGATTTGACAGCATCAAATCTGTTTCTGCATAGTGGATGTGATAAAAGAGCAATGGAGGTCTGCAGTAAGGATGTGTTATTGAACCCACGCTTGaatcctgctccagcactggTTCACCCAAAATGCCCTTCAGTTTCTTATCAGAATCCTACACACAGCCACAGCAATTCTTCCTTTATTACCTCAGGTCAATCTCTCTCAAAGCGAGATAGTTTACGAACTCAGGATGAAACTTTGGTGTCTGATCTCCATCTCAGGGATACTGTGGGTATCAGCAGCTCCCTTGATCTTGGGACATCCCCACAACTAGCAAGATGCAAAAACATAAAGACAAACAGAGGTGATGAAAGTTCAGTGGATGAAACTATTGAAGATGTAATTGTGAAATACTGCCATGAAACTACACCTGAAGAAATTTATTTCAAAGAAGAGAATAATCCCAGTGTACCTTTTTCATCATTTCTGGACCATACTAATTTAGAGGGCTCTGAAATGAGTTTTGACTGTGATGCACCAATACAGGCAGGAACAGATTTACCCAAGGCAGCTATAAAAGATATAGAATTCCTGAAAGAGGTCCAGGTATGTTTGCAAGATAAAGACTATGGAACACAGCTCTCTTCTGTTCTAAAAACAGAGTCATTAGAGAAAATAGAAGCAGTGAAAAAGGATGTCGTAGTTCATTCCGAAGAACCAGTTCTTCCAGCCCTGCCTCACGTGCCTCCTTCTTTTGTGGGAAAAACTTGGTCTCAAATAATGTATGAAGATGATATAAAAATTGAAGAACTTGTGCGTGATTTCAGGGAAGGTCGTTTTCGCTGCTACTTTAACAGTGAATCCTCAGCCAATTGTACAGGGAAgagaatgaagaagaaaaagcagaaggatGAAAAAAGGATCAATATTATTGAGGGTAATAGAACAGAAAGTGTACCAGTTAAAGCATTGCCAGAATTTAATGATGCTTTAAGTGGTGGCTCTGATTTTGATAACCCATCTTTAGCCTCAGATACACTATGCAACCCACAAATTGTAAAAATGCCTAGGAAAAGGACGTGGCGCCTGGCTTCAAGGTGTCAGGTGGTTAAAGTCAGCCATGGCACCCAAACAAGTTTGCTGAACTACCCTAtagcaaaaaggaaaatgtctAGAAGGGAATCCGATCCAGCTGATCAGAAAGCAAGCATAGCATGGCTGGAGAAtgaaaaaactccaaacatGAAAACTAGATTATGTGCCCTTAAACTTCCAGAATCCTATAGCAAGATCATGAGTCCTGTACAGCCCAAGACAGTGGTGTATGTACTCTCGTGCCCAGAGGTAAAACAGTGCAAAGGTAAACCTATAGATActcccaaaatgaggaaaaatcaTCACTCCACAGATAGCAAGGACTCTGTAAGATATAAATACAAACAGTGTTCTCTCAAGTATTATGACCCACTGACAAACCGAATTCTGAAAACACCTCCAAAGAGTACAGTTGGAGAAAAGGCCAAAAAGCCCTCCCATGTTCGACAGCTTTTCAGAAGTCTCAGCTTTGATGCAAACATGAAGAAACTAGCTGATACACAGAGAGAAAGCATGCCATCAAAGTCACTCAATTGGTCAGACTTCTGTAGTTCTTCTTCAGCATCTTTCCTGCCAGATCGAGATAAAGGGAATGATGCCGCCTCAAGTCAAAAGGCAGATGGACTGTCTGTTACCACAGAAAGAACAGATTGTCTTGTATCTGAGAACTCTTTTAAACACCTAATCATTTCACCTTTGAACTCTGTGATAGAAGGAGATTATAGATTAATTCCATTTAATAGAATTACCAAAACTCCTCTGACCTCCATCAGGAGTGAGTGGtcagagagggagactccaaaAGCAAtatggaagagaaaagaaggcaCTAACAAAGAACCAGTTTTTTCCAGAAAGGCTGCAGGATCTAAGTCTGTCAGATGTACTCTTGCAAGGAGAGGAAACAGAGTAACCACAGGCAAACAAACATCAAGAACtaaaaaacagcagaaagagGGGATGAGAAGACAGCTTCAGTCTTGTGCCCAGAAATCTGCTTTCTCCATCCATAGGTGCCAGACAAGGAAAACTACAGTGGGAAAGCACCCTAAGAAAGAAAAGCCTGATGCTAAAAAATTAAAGGTGAGGAGGAAACCAAAAAGGGCCTTTCTGAACTCAACAGTTGTAACAGGGATTCctgaaaaaaggcagaaagtcACATCAGAATCTTTTCCCAAGAAACAAGAGCAAGCTTCCTCCAAAGTCAAGAACTGGGAA cCAGCACctggaagaaggaaggagaaaaaaaagaggtcaTAG
- the ZDBF2 gene encoding DBF4-type zinc finger-containing protein 2 isoform X3, with translation MRKVGDSKMFERIKRPDEASASSAQGIQRHSVEGSPRQDSSSSLHRRGQEHPQPRASTVQNRQGYCNCCHVHYSNLEQHIFSSQHRHFTTYCRNRTGTSSLMERFLQDVLQHHPHRYHDSRPTYDDMPFPITLEAPRISCLSSEEMQKKRNSDKQEISSKDQEFISEIGSSVPCLSREGTKKTFVTQAGFQKLQRGQERVPGISQQSTGICSDKKWVNLKRARIADHSHEGQSTAGSPVPQQFSLSPTSHSSSVNPKTGKNVRDLTASNLFLHSGCDKRAMEVCSKDVLLNPRLNPAPALVHPKCPSVSYQNPTHSHSNSSFITSGQSLSKRDSLRTQDETLVSDLHLRDTVGISSSLDLGTSPQLARCKNIKTNRGDESSVDETIEDVIVKYCHETTPEEIYFKEENNPSVPFSSFLDHTNLEGSEMSFDCDAPIQAGTDLPKAAIKDIEFLKEVQVCLQDKDYGTQLSSVLKTESLEKIEAVKKDVVVHSEEPVLPALPHVPPSFVGKTWSQIMYEDDIKIEELVRDFREGRFRCYFNSESSANCTGKRMKKKKQKDEKRINIIEGNRTESVPVKALPEFNDALSGGSDFDNPSLASDTLCNPQIVKMPRKRTWRLASRCQVVKVSHGTQTSLLNYPIAKRKMSRRESDPADQKASIAWLENEKTPNMKTRLCALKLPESYSKIMSPVQPKTVVYVLSCPEVKQCKGKPIDTPKMRKNHHSTDSKDSVRYKYKQCSLKYYDPLTNRILKTPPKSTVGEKAKKPSHVRQLFRSLSFDANMKKLADTQRESMPSKSLNWSDFCSSSSASFLPDRDKGNDAASSQKADGLSVTTERTDCLVSENSFKHLIISPLNSVIEGDYRLIPFNRITKTPLTSIRSEWSERETPKAIWKRKEGTNKEPVFSRKAAGSKSVRCTLARRGNRVTTGKQTSRTKKQQKEGMRRQLQSCAQKSAFSIHRCQTRKTTVGKHPKKEKPDAKKLKPAPGRRKEKKKRS, from the exons ATGAGGAAGGTTGGTGACTCTAAG ATGTTTGAGAGAATCAAACGACCTGATGAAGCTTCTGCTTCTTCGGCACAAG gAATCCAAAGACATAGTGTTGAGGGCTCTCCACGACAGGACAGCAGTAGCAG TTTACACAGAAGAGGACAAGAACATCCTCAGCCTAGAGCATCCACTGTGCAAAATAGACAAGGATACTGCAACTGTTGCCACGTACACTACAGTAATCTGGAACAG CATATtttcagctcccagcacagacaTTTTACGACATACTGTAGGAATCGTACCGGTACCAGTAGCTTGATGGAGCGTTTCCTTCAAGATGTTTTGCAGCATCATCCCCACAGATACCATGACAGCAG ACCAACCTATGATGACATGCCATTCCCCATCACTCTGGAGGCTCCTAGGATTTCTTGTCTGTCCTCAGAAGAGATGCAGAAAAAGAGGAATAGTGATAAACAGGAGATTTCCAGCAAAGACCAGGAGTTCATTAGTGAAATAGGCTCTTCTGTTCCATGCCTGTCTCGTGAGGGCACAAAGAAAACTTTCGTTACACAAGCAGGTTTTCAAAAACTTCAAAGAGGCCAGGAACGTGTTCCAGGAATATCTCAGCAGTCTACTGGCATTTGTAGCGATAAGAAATGGGTAAATCTGAAACGTGCTCGAATTGCAGATCATAGCCATGAAGGTCAGTCTACAGCTGGGAGCCCTGTACCTCAGCAATTTTCTCTCAGTCCTACAAGCCACAGTTCCTCTGTTAATCCTAAAACGGGAAAAAATGTTAGGGATTTGACAGCATCAAATCTGTTTCTGCATAGTGGATGTGATAAAAGAGCAATGGAGGTCTGCAGTAAGGATGTGTTATTGAACCCACGCTTGaatcctgctccagcactggTTCACCCAAAATGCCCTTCAGTTTCTTATCAGAATCCTACACACAGCCACAGCAATTCTTCCTTTATTACCTCAGGTCAATCTCTCTCAAAGCGAGATAGTTTACGAACTCAGGATGAAACTTTGGTGTCTGATCTCCATCTCAGGGATACTGTGGGTATCAGCAGCTCCCTTGATCTTGGGACATCCCCACAACTAGCAAGATGCAAAAACATAAAGACAAACAGAGGTGATGAAAGTTCAGTGGATGAAACTATTGAAGATGTAATTGTGAAATACTGCCATGAAACTACACCTGAAGAAATTTATTTCAAAGAAGAGAATAATCCCAGTGTACCTTTTTCATCATTTCTGGACCATACTAATTTAGAGGGCTCTGAAATGAGTTTTGACTGTGATGCACCAATACAGGCAGGAACAGATTTACCCAAGGCAGCTATAAAAGATATAGAATTCCTGAAAGAGGTCCAGGTATGTTTGCAAGATAAAGACTATGGAACACAGCTCTCTTCTGTTCTAAAAACAGAGTCATTAGAGAAAATAGAAGCAGTGAAAAAGGATGTCGTAGTTCATTCCGAAGAACCAGTTCTTCCAGCCCTGCCTCACGTGCCTCCTTCTTTTGTGGGAAAAACTTGGTCTCAAATAATGTATGAAGATGATATAAAAATTGAAGAACTTGTGCGTGATTTCAGGGAAGGTCGTTTTCGCTGCTACTTTAACAGTGAATCCTCAGCCAATTGTACAGGGAAgagaatgaagaagaaaaagcagaaggatGAAAAAAGGATCAATATTATTGAGGGTAATAGAACAGAAAGTGTACCAGTTAAAGCATTGCCAGAATTTAATGATGCTTTAAGTGGTGGCTCTGATTTTGATAACCCATCTTTAGCCTCAGATACACTATGCAACCCACAAATTGTAAAAATGCCTAGGAAAAGGACGTGGCGCCTGGCTTCAAGGTGTCAGGTGGTTAAAGTCAGCCATGGCACCCAAACAAGTTTGCTGAACTACCCTAtagcaaaaaggaaaatgtctAGAAGGGAATCCGATCCAGCTGATCAGAAAGCAAGCATAGCATGGCTGGAGAAtgaaaaaactccaaacatGAAAACTAGATTATGTGCCCTTAAACTTCCAGAATCCTATAGCAAGATCATGAGTCCTGTACAGCCCAAGACAGTGGTGTATGTACTCTCGTGCCCAGAGGTAAAACAGTGCAAAGGTAAACCTATAGATActcccaaaatgaggaaaaatcaTCACTCCACAGATAGCAAGGACTCTGTAAGATATAAATACAAACAGTGTTCTCTCAAGTATTATGACCCACTGACAAACCGAATTCTGAAAACACCTCCAAAGAGTACAGTTGGAGAAAAGGCCAAAAAGCCCTCCCATGTTCGACAGCTTTTCAGAAGTCTCAGCTTTGATGCAAACATGAAGAAACTAGCTGATACACAGAGAGAAAGCATGCCATCAAAGTCACTCAATTGGTCAGACTTCTGTAGTTCTTCTTCAGCATCTTTCCTGCCAGATCGAGATAAAGGGAATGATGCCGCCTCAAGTCAAAAGGCAGATGGACTGTCTGTTACCACAGAAAGAACAGATTGTCTTGTATCTGAGAACTCTTTTAAACACCTAATCATTTCACCTTTGAACTCTGTGATAGAAGGAGATTATAGATTAATTCCATTTAATAGAATTACCAAAACTCCTCTGACCTCCATCAGGAGTGAGTGGtcagagagggagactccaaaAGCAAtatggaagagaaaagaaggcaCTAACAAAGAACCAGTTTTTTCCAGAAAGGCTGCAGGATCTAAGTCTGTCAGATGTACTCTTGCAAGGAGAGGAAACAGAGTAACCACAGGCAAACAAACATCAAGAACtaaaaaacagcagaaagagGGGATGAGAAGACAGCTTCAGTCTTGTGCCCAGAAATCTGCTTTCTCCATCCATAGGTGCCAGACAAGGAAAACTACAGTGGGAAAGCACCCTAAGAAAGAAAAGCCTGATGCTAAAAAATTAAAG cCAGCACctggaagaaggaaggagaaaaaaaagaggtcaTAG